The following are encoded together in the Chloroflexota bacterium genome:
- a CDS encoding DUF87 domain-containing protein — protein sequence MTHADEEKIGYVVGGSLQEGLVVRLTVPPQQLQEGAFVVMESGNYFFYGLVTDLRLAATNERFADEQLQERFTPALANMLQEQALYTNLAVHPVLMLEAGPPPESTEYERFWQEVEAGLRERPTPKPIKTVPSHLAPTRLATEGDIDEIFRGNFTIGYTREQGHPVRINLDKFVQRSAGVFGATGTGKSFLTRILLAGLIHHNAAATLIFDMHNEYAYDDVASDTNKRIVGLQTRFGSRVFVVGLGKNALIREHRPDLDLLISERDILPEDILLLARSLNLRETTATTLDALYGSFGDKWLTAFRKMKVGAKETYEDENGKIKQRPAPDSVEAWANEVGVNEMAAKALHDKLRRIFGRDYLVEEAATEGLRQIIDALEAGRHVILSFGDYDNELDYLLVTNLLTRKIREHWVKRTDAYRTGKEKTPPRPLVVVVEEAHKLLNREMAAQTTFSTIAREMRKYFVTLLIIDQRPSQIYDEVMSQLGTRISGWLGDEDDIRAVLSGLAGRDQLRGMLSRLQPKEEVLLLGWSVPIPLPVRSRRYDDKFWKDLLGDAHAAMPEDPFKALGF from the coding sequence ATGACCCATGCCGACGAGGAGAAAATCGGCTATGTCGTAGGCGGCAGCCTGCAAGAAGGGCTGGTGGTGCGGCTGACGGTGCCCCCCCAGCAACTGCAAGAAGGCGCTTTCGTCGTGATGGAAAGCGGCAACTACTTTTTCTACGGCCTGGTGACCGACCTCCGCCTGGCAGCGACCAACGAGCGCTTTGCCGACGAGCAATTGCAAGAGCGCTTCACCCCCGCTCTGGCCAACATGCTGCAAGAACAGGCACTTTACACCAACCTCGCCGTGCACCCCGTGCTCATGCTGGAAGCGGGGCCGCCGCCTGAATCTACCGAGTATGAACGCTTTTGGCAAGAAGTCGAAGCCGGGCTACGGGAACGCCCCACCCCCAAGCCGATCAAAACCGTGCCTTCCCACCTCGCCCCCACCCGCCTCGCCACCGAGGGCGATATTGACGAGATCTTCCGCGGCAACTTCACCATCGGCTATACCCGCGAGCAGGGGCACCCGGTGCGCATCAACCTCGACAAATTCGTGCAGCGCTCGGCGGGGGTGTTTGGTGCAACGGGCACCGGCAAATCGTTCCTCACCCGCATTCTGCTTGCCGGGCTGATTCACCACAACGCCGCCGCCACGCTGATTTTCGACATGCACAACGAATACGCCTACGACGACGTCGCCTCCGACACCAACAAGCGCATCGTCGGTTTGCAAACCAGGTTCGGCAGCCGCGTGTTCGTCGTCGGCCTGGGGAAAAACGCCCTCATCCGGGAGCACCGCCCCGACCTGGACTTGCTGATTTCCGAGCGCGACATCCTGCCCGAAGACATTTTGCTGCTCGCCCGCTCCCTCAACCTGCGAGAAACCACCGCCACCACCCTCGATGCCCTTTACGGCTCTTTTGGCGACAAGTGGCTGACGGCTTTCCGCAAGATGAAAGTGGGGGCCAAAGAAACGTATGAGGACGAAAACGGCAAAATCAAGCAACGCCCTGCCCCAGACAGCGTTGAGGCATGGGCTAACGAGGTGGGCGTCAACGAGATGGCCGCCAAAGCCCTGCACGACAAACTGCGGCGCATTTTCGGGCGCGACTATCTGGTCGAAGAAGCCGCCACCGAAGGGCTGCGCCAAATCATCGACGCGCTGGAAGCCGGGCGGCATGTCATCCTTTCCTTCGGCGACTACGACAACGAACTCGACTACCTGCTGGTCACCAACCTGCTGACCCGCAAAATTCGCGAGCATTGGGTCAAACGCACCGACGCTTACCGCACCGGCAAGGAAAAAACGCCCCCGCGCCCGCTGGTGGTGGTGGTCGAAGAAGCCCACAAACTGCTCAACCGCGAAATGGCAGCCCAAACCACCTTCAGCACCATCGCGCGCGAAATGCGCAAATACTTCGTCACCCTGCTCATCATCGACCAGCGCCCGTCGCAAATCTACGACGAGGTGATGTCGCAACTGGGCACCCGCATTTCGGGGTGGCTGGGCGACGAAGACGACATCCGCGCCGTGCTTTCCGGCCTGGCCGGCCGCGACCAGTTGCGCGGCATGCTTTCCCGCCTGCAACCCAAAGAAGAAGTACTGCTGCTGGGGTGGAGCGTGCCCATTCCCCTGCCGGTGCGCTCACGACGCTACGACGACAAATTCTGGAAAGACCTGCTGGGCGACGCCCACGCCGCCATGCCGGAAGACCCCTTCAAAGCCCTCGGGTTTTAG
- a CDS encoding HAD family phosphatase, translated as MNIPTIRAIILDFGGVLLHPGDPAVHEQLAQELGISVDTLQREIFVGPLSLAAQRGEISPQELWATLAQQWGLPPEKGEWLAQRFWEGIRIDTDLADWLRQRKRRYRTGLLSNAWSDLRDLLHRVGIADAFDAMVISAEEHLMKPDPAIYRLILERLDVEPAEAVFVDDRLENVHAAHALGMRTVQFRHRDQVMAELRNLGVG; from the coding sequence ATGAACATCCCCACCATTCGCGCCATCATTCTGGATTTCGGTGGTGTGCTCTTACACCCCGGCGACCCCGCGGTGCACGAGCAACTGGCGCAGGAACTCGGCATTTCGGTAGACACCCTGCAACGGGAAATCTTCGTTGGCCCGCTGAGCCTGGCCGCCCAGCGGGGAGAAATTTCGCCCCAGGAACTCTGGGCAACCTTGGCCCAGCAGTGGGGGCTGCCCCCCGAAAAAGGTGAATGGCTGGCCCAACGCTTTTGGGAAGGCATCCGCATCGACACCGACCTGGCCGACTGGCTGCGGCAACGCAAACGCCGCTATCGCACCGGGTTGCTTTCCAACGCCTGGAGCGACCTGCGCGACCTGCTGCACCGCGTGGGCATCGCCGACGCTTTCGACGCCATGGTGATTTCCGCCGAAGAGCACCTGATGAAGCCCGACCCGGCCATCTACCGCTTGATTCTGGAACGCCTGGACGTCGAGCCCGCCGAAGCCGTGTTCGTCGACGACCGGCTGGAAAACGTCCACGCCGCCCATGCCCTGGGCATGCGCACGGTGCAATTCCGCCATCGTGACCAGGTGATGGCCGAACTGCGCAACCTGGGCGTTGGCTAA